The proteins below come from a single Necator americanus strain Aroian chromosome V, whole genome shotgun sequence genomic window:
- a CDS encoding hypothetical protein (NECATOR_CHRV.G18805.T1) yields the protein MATSLKIRKGVVTRQFNVLADALKNYVSLGETEISVMEGDFAAKMCEIDSALVYIRTVQTSLQKAIYAFAETVDSIEMPPGGEEEKRVSEHIEKVNALLSETETFLARLEVQKHVLTMKMRTQTGVQVYPDPGVQNQETPVGRVELPRLPIPEFNGKSWQWDNFWELFKATVHSLPLSNLQKFNYLLRALKREARQSAERFQVTASNYPLVLEHLREKYGNTSAIITNLHERLETWTA from the coding sequence ATGGCAACTTCTCTCAAGATCCGGAAAGGGGTCGTGACTCGCCAATTTAATGTGCTAGCCGACGCCCTCAAAAATTATGTCAGTCTGGGTGAAACCGAAATATCCGTCATGGAAGGAGATTTCGCAGCAAAAATGTGCGAAATAGACTCAGCGTTAGTATATATTCGCACTGTACAAACTTCTCTCCAAAAGGCCATTTACGCGTTTGCCGAAACTGTCGACAGCATAGAAATGCCACCAGgaggtgaagaagaaaaacgcgtTTCGGAACACATCGAAAAAGTCAACGCACTCCTTTCCGAAACGGAAACATTTCTCGCGCGTCTTGAGGTGCAAAAACACGTCTTGACGATGAAAATGAGAACTCAAACGGGAGTACAAGTATATCCGGACCCTGGAGTGCAAAATCAGGAAACACCGGTGGGCCGCGTAGAATTACCCAGACTTCCTATCCCAGAATTTAACGGCAAAAGTTGGCAGTGGGACAATTTCTGGGAATTGTTTAAAGCCACAGTACACTCACTCCCGCTCTCAAATTTACAGAAGTTCAATTACTTACTGAGAGCATTAAAGAGAGAGGCACGACAGTCTGCAGAACGCTTTCAAGTGACTGCATCAAATTATCCCCTAGTGTTGGAACACTTGCGGGAAAAGTACGGCAATACGTCTGCAATCATAACTAATCTACATGAAAGATTAGAGACTTGGACTGCATGA